The genomic window GAAGGCAGCACGCCTGCGCGTCGATACCATCCGTCTGCGGCTTCTCAAGATCGCCGCTCGCGTTCGGGTGACCAGCCGCCGTGTGGTCTTTCACATGGCGAGCCATTGTCCCTCCGAAGCTCTGTACGAGCACGTCATGCAGCGTCTGTGCCGCAGCGATTAACGCCTCCCCAACTCCCCGCGAGGCGACACTCAGAGCGAGCGACATCGATTTGGGGAGGGGGAGCTTCTGCGCTGACCGCCGGCCCAAGCCCCTCAAAACGCCTCCCACCCCGTCGCAGGAAGTAGCGAGCCCAACTGCCCGCGTCAACAACGGGCGGATGCATAATCCGGGCTAGCGCCCTGCGGCTGATCGAACCGTGGCGGGGATCGGTCACACCGTTGTGGTTTCTCGGTGCCTTGTTCTACACTGAGGGCTTCTCGATTCGCCACATTCCCTTGTCGACCTTCTTCGTTCTGCGTGTTATGGAATCTGAACCCTCCGCGGCGATGCCGCCGTTTGTGATCGCAGGGGAATCGGCCGCCGAGGACGTGAAGCTGCAATGGACCGACGCTTATGTGAGTCGCTGTGAGGCCCTGTTGGGGGAGGCGATCTGTCGGCGAATGGGGATCTTTCGGCTGCCCGCCGAGTTTTGTCTATCGGTGATCGTGCCCGTGTTCAACGAAGCCAGCACGATCGCCGCGGTCGTGGAGCGGCTGGAAGGCACCGGTCTGCCGTTGGAGATCCTGTTGGTCAACGATGGCAGCAGCGATGGCAGCGGCGAAGTGCTCGATCGCCTGGCCGGCCGCGAGGGCGTGCGGGTGATTCATCACGACGAAAATCGCGGCAAGGGAGCGGCGATCCGCACCGGGCTGCAGGCCGCGACGGGCGATTGCGTGATCATTCAAGACGCCGATCTGGAATATGACCCCGAAGACTTTCGGTTGCTGTTGCAGCCCCTGGTCGCTGGCGAGGCCGACGTGGTCTATGGAACTCGCTATGGCCACAGCGATCGGCATATTTCACCCTGGTGGCATCAAGCGGCCAATGGGCTGGTGACGGGGCTGGCCAATCTGGCGACCGGGCTGAAGCTCAATGACGTCGAGACCTGTTACAAGCTGGCGGGGCGCGAAACCTGGCAGTCGATCACGCCTCGACTGCGTGAAAATCGGTTCGGTTTTGAAATCGAATCCACCGCCTATTTCGCTCGTCAGCGGCTGCGGTTCGCCCAGCGGCCGATCCGCTACCATCAACGCTGGTATGACGAGGGCAAGAAAATCGGTTGGAAAGACGGCGTCCGGGCGCTGTGGTGCATCTTCCTGTACGGCCTCCTGCGTCGCGGTTGAGCCCGTCGCCGACGCCAAAACCGCATCGCTTTCCCGCCGCTGAATCGTTGGAGTTCCATGAATTTCGGCTCGGCCGTGGGGGCCCGTAGTGCGGCGTCGTGGTCCGTAAAATGGCTTGTCCTGCTGGTTTGTGGCGGTTGAGCCCGCCTTGGTGCGTCGGGGGTGCAATGAAATCCAAAAAGAAAATGCTTGACTATGGGTTCCTATCAGTCTTAATCTGAGGCTCTTGTCTGAATTGGAATCCAACAGTGGGCCGGGCCCTGCTTAACGAGAGGATTCTGATTCCCGTGTTTTGTGTGGTCACCATGGAGGACAATGTCTATGGCCGTAACGACAGCAGTTGCGACAATTACCGTCAATCCTGCCTTCTTGCAGGAAATCAAAGACAGTAATCCTGACCTGTGGCGTACCTTGCAAGAGATCCACGACAGCTTTCAGTCGGTGGAACCACGAGCTGCGGTGGCCTCGCGACTCGTTCGCTTGTTGGATGATCTGCGCGATCATCTGGCCCTGCAGTTTGCCCTCGAGGAGGCTTACGGGTTTATCGAAGTGCCGGCCCAGGCCGCGATGGCGGAAGCCGAAAACGCCCGGCGGCAACACTGTTCGCTGTACTTGGAAATCAGCGAATTGTGCGAGCGTGCCGAAGAGCTTCAGTACCGAGGATTGGCCGCCGACCAACTGGCCTTGTTGGTTGAAGAGACCCGGTTGTTCGATGCCCGCCTAGATGCCCACGAGCGACTGGAACGTCGCCTGATCGAACGGGCCTATGGCGGCCGCTGAGCCGTCCAGCGAACGACTATCAACAGGCGGGCCTGCGGGCCAGGTAAAGAATTTCACACTCGGCTGTGAGGGAACAGAGCCTTAGCGAGTCAGGAGAATCCAGAATGTTTATTGAATCCACGACAAACGCACCGATGGAAATCTTATTGGTCGAAGACGGCCTGTTGGATGCGCGGATCACGATCCACGCCTTGCGCCGCAGTGGGCTGCGCCATCGTTTGACCTTGGTCCGTACGGCTCGTGAAGCGACCGACTTTTTGGGCCGCCAAGGCGTCTTCGCGCGAGCTCCCCAGCCGGACTTGTTGTTGTTGGATTTGACCCTCCCCGATGGCGATGGAATCTCGATCCTGCAAACCATGCGAAAGCTGCAAGCAGGCTCGCTGGTATCCACTCCGGTCGTGGTGCTGACCGCTTCGGACGATGAACAAACCCGAGCCCGCTGCACCGCCATCGGCGTCGACGACTTCATCGGCAAACCGGTCGATGAAGACAAATTTCTTGCCGTCGTCCGCGGCCACGAACAGCTGATGAAATTCAGCATTCCCGAAGTCGTCGCTTAGCTTTGTCGACTTGAGCACCACCGGGGCCACGTCCTCGTGGCGGCAGCGCTCTCGTCGCGCGTGGCCGCGGGAAAAATAAATTTTGAGGCGTACAAATTGTCGCACCCGAAGGCTGGGCGATCCGTTTGCGACCTCGGCCGGAAGCGTCCGAGTCGCTGATCGGCGACCACCTCTCGGCGGGGGTGGTTGTCCTTCGCACGGACGGGTTGCATGATTGCACGCCCGAGCTGGGCTGCAGTTGGTGGGGTCACTGCGACGTCGGAAGTGTCCGCAATTGCCAGGTAAACCGTGCTTAAGATGCGTTTACTGGCGGGCTAAACCACGATGCTGGCAACCTTCGAAAACGCTCAAGGTGAGGCCTATCACAGGTACAACGCGTGTGTCGGCAAGTCGTAATTGAATGCGGGAACTGGTAGTTGCGATTTAGCGATCGGTAGTCATGTTCGTTAACCTGAATGTAGGTTGTGTTTGCCGCAGATGCAACGATTGGTTTGCCTTGCAAGCTCCGCTGCACTTAGTTGGTCTTGAAGGCTGCGGAAATAGTTGCGTAGCGAATACCCCTCGTTACTATGGGCGGAATGTTCCGACCCGCCTGCCTATTGTTGTTCGCTATCACCTTGCAGCTCAGCAGTTCAACTGTTGAAGCGGGGGTCATCGTAACGGCAGGTTCGCTGACTAGTTGCGCGATGGAAGCATCCTCGTCGCGCGAAACCTCTGAAAGCAGCCAGCCTGATCAGGGCGAGCAAAGTTCTGTATTCGACTTTCGTAACGATTCCGATCTAGGTGGCAATGCGGATTTCAGTCCTGTGAATGTCCGCATCGTGTCATTGCCGATCGAGCGTGTTGCCTTCGATGTTCTGGCAGGGCTTTGTTGGCGCGCCGTGATTGAGAATAGCGAACTGCCTGGCCTGCCTACGCTGGGAGGTCTGCTGAAGCCTTCGTAAATGCCTTGCTTCTCTTAAAGATGGTTTTGGTTTTAACGTTTATCTGTTTCAGTAGAGAGTTAGTTCATGTTTAGTTTGTTTAAAGAGAATCTGCCGCGTTTCGTATTTGCGAAACGCATTGCCATGGTAGTGGTGTTGGTCATGTTCGCAGCGCCGTCGAGCGACGCCGGGATTTTGACGTATGATCAGGACGTTTCGCCGGATGTGATAGTTGGGACGAACGTGGCAAACGGCGGATTTACCGTCGATCGCAGTAATGGCATCGAAGTGGGGTTGCGTGCAAAGGTGCGGTTCAATGCCAACAACCAAGCTGAAAATACTTTTAATAGCAACGGTGATGGAAGCTACACCTTTGAAGCCGGTCAACCTGCCGGGACCGGATTCAGTTTTGCTCCGAATTCGTCCAGTACCGCAGTGTGGAGCTTTGATTGGTCTATCAATTCAAACTTCGGTGGTGTAACCGATAAGAAATTGGATCAGTATCGATACGAATTAGCAATTGATTTTAATCCTGCGACTGCGATTACTCCAGCAAACGTTCTGACATTCGATCCAATCAACGGTCCAGATCCAAGTAATGGTCAAAATTGGTTTGATCATGCATTCGGTGATAATACCACCACCGAGGCAACCCGAACTGTAGGAAATGCGGGAAACTACGCTGGCTTAATCACGACTAAAAACGTTGCCCAGAATTCATGGAACATGGAATTCTTTGACGTGCCTACTAGCACCACATATTTCTTTGATGCCAATGTTCCGGGGACTTTTGATATTTCTCTAAGTGTCTTTGAGTTAGGCGGGCTCAGTCCCCTGCCATTGGCGAGCACTCAGATCACGGTCCATTCTACGCTCAGTTCTGCTAGCGCCACGGTTCCGGAACCGGCTTCGATGTTGACCTTTGCTGGGCTTGGTCTGTGTGCTTTGGGAGTGCGACGTAAGCGTCGACGTAGCCAAGCTGACGTACGTTAGGCTTTCTAGCCTGACGCGAGCGAGCTCGCCGTAGCCGAAGTCGCCAGACTTTGGACAGCATTCCGATCTCTGGCGAGCTCGGCGCGTGGCCAGTCAGCCTGGAAAGGCTGACGTACACCCCGACAGGGAGGGGCGAGGGACGTTTCGCGTCCCTTGCCCGGGTGAGATATACTGTAGGGTCTTCCGTTCCCCTACCCTTCCCACCTTCCTGCCTGATATATGCGTGTTTCCAAACGTTTTGCTGGATTTGCGCTGTCGCTGCTGGCGGGTATCTGCGCCGCTGCCGATATCGATTTCACTCGCGATATCCGGCCGATTTTGTCGGAAAATTGTGTGTTCTGTCATGGCCCGGACGAGGCGACTCGCGAAGCCGATCTGCGGCTCGATACCGAAGCCGGGGCGTTGGCGGTCATCGATCCCGAGCACAGCGGCGACAGTGAACTTTTTCGGCGGTTGACCAGCGAAGACGCCGATGAATTGATGCCGCCGCCCGATTCGAATCGCCGCTTGACGCCGCCGCAGATCGAGCTGATTCGGCAATGGATCGATGTCGGCGCAAAGTGGGAACAGCACTGGTCGTTTCGCCCGTTGGTCGCTCCTCCCGTTCCCCCCTCGCCGGCTGGCTCCGATGCAACGGTTCGCAACCCGATCGACGCCTTCGTGCAACATCGCTTGGCCGAGCAAGGACTGCGGCCTGCGCCCCAAGCGGATCGGCCCACGTTAATTCGCCGGTTGTCGTTGGACTTGACCGGCCTGCCACCCACCCCGGCGGAAGTCGACGCCTTTGTCGCCGACAACTCGGCTGATGCCTACGAACGATTGGTCGAGCGGTTGCTCGATTCGCCCGCCTATGGTCAGCGGATGGCCTGGGATTGGCTCGACGCCGCACGGTATGCCGACACTAACGGCTATCAGGGAGACCGCGAACGGACGATGTGGCCTTGGCGGGACTGGGTGGTCCGGGCCTTCAACGACAATCTGCCTTTCGATCAATTCACGCGTTGGCAGATCGCCGGAGACCTGCTGCCCGATGCCAGCGAAGAACAAATATTGGCGACCGGTTTTTTGCGCAATCACATGATCAACGGCGAGGGCGGACGGATCCCCGAAGAGAATCGTGTGGAATACGTGATGGACATGTCCGAAACCATGGGCACGGTGTGGTTGGGGCTGACTCTGAATTGCTGCCGCTGTCACGACCACAAGTACGATCCCCTGACCAACGAAGAGT from Roseimaritima ulvae includes these protein-coding regions:
- a CDS encoding PEP-CTERM sorting domain-containing protein, whose protein sequence is MFSLFKENLPRFVFAKRIAMVVVLVMFAAPSSDAGILTYDQDVSPDVIVGTNVANGGFTVDRSNGIEVGLRAKVRFNANNQAENTFNSNGDGSYTFEAGQPAGTGFSFAPNSSSTAVWSFDWSINSNFGGVTDKKLDQYRYELAIDFNPATAITPANVLTFDPINGPDPSNGQNWFDHAFGDNTTTEATRTVGNAGNYAGLITTKNVAQNSWNMEFFDVPTSTTYFFDANVPGTFDISLSVFELGGLSPLPLASTQITVHSTLSSASATVPEPASMLTFAGLGLCALGVRRKRRRSQADVR
- a CDS encoding glycosyltransferase family 2 protein, translating into MESEPSAAMPPFVIAGESAAEDVKLQWTDAYVSRCEALLGEAICRRMGIFRLPAEFCLSVIVPVFNEASTIAAVVERLEGTGLPLEILLVNDGSSDGSGEVLDRLAGREGVRVIHHDENRGKGAAIRTGLQAATGDCVIIQDADLEYDPEDFRLLLQPLVAGEADVVYGTRYGHSDRHISPWWHQAANGLVTGLANLATGLKLNDVETCYKLAGRETWQSITPRLRENRFGFEIESTAYFARQRLRFAQRPIRYHQRWYDEGKKIGWKDGVRALWCIFLYGLLRRG
- a CDS encoding response regulator, producing MFIESTTNAPMEILLVEDGLLDARITIHALRRSGLRHRLTLVRTAREATDFLGRQGVFARAPQPDLLLLDLTLPDGDGISILQTMRKLQAGSLVSTPVVVLTASDDEQTRARCTAIGVDDFIGKPVDEDKFLAVVRGHEQLMKFSIPEVVA